One window from the genome of Paracoccus zhejiangensis encodes:
- a CDS encoding MFS transporter: MASVMRSTWPLLLGMLLLMVGNGMQGTLLGIRGGIEGIPTFEMSVVIAAYYVGFLLGSLMVPDMIKNVGHVRVFAALGSTISAILVLYALAPQWMVWSVLRFAIGFCFCGVYVTAESWLNAGSTNENRGRALSAYMIMQMLGIVIAQGLLNFGDPSGFLLFALPSILVSLAFMPILLSTQPAPKFETIQRMSFARLYRASPLGCVGIFLMGGVFSALSGMASVWGSAKGLSVAEIASFVAAIYVGGLALQYPIGWISDRTDRRKLVLIMSAIGALVTLVTVLVQPSFVGLMVVGAIMGGLANPIYALLLAYTNDYLDQADMAAASAGLLFIYGIGSMGGPVITGWMMGLVGPDGYWIYMGVLLALLAIYGGWRMTRRRALKPAEQGNFAVIAPNATGLAVEAALDEAQSSGDEAGAGAKDGDALFDESAQKVRDLRD, translated from the coding sequence ATGGCATCGGTGATGCGCTCTACCTGGCCCCTGCTTCTGGGGATGCTTCTGCTTATGGTCGGAAACGGCATGCAGGGCACGCTTCTGGGTATTCGCGGCGGCATCGAGGGCATTCCGACCTTCGAGATGTCGGTGGTCATCGCCGCCTATTATGTCGGCTTCCTGCTGGGCAGCCTGATGGTGCCCGACATGATCAAGAATGTGGGCCATGTCCGGGTCTTTGCCGCGCTGGGGTCCACCATTTCGGCGATCCTCGTGCTTTATGCACTCGCGCCGCAATGGATGGTCTGGTCGGTGCTGCGCTTTGCCATCGGCTTCTGCTTCTGCGGTGTCTACGTCACCGCCGAAAGCTGGCTGAACGCGGGCTCGACAAACGAGAACCGCGGCCGGGCGCTGTCGGCTTACATGATCATGCAGATGCTGGGCATCGTGATCGCGCAGGGCCTGCTGAACTTCGGCGATCCGTCCGGGTTCCTCCTCTTCGCGCTGCCCTCGATTCTCGTGTCGCTGGCCTTCATGCCGATCCTTTTGTCGACGCAGCCGGCACCGAAATTCGAAACCATCCAGCGCATGTCCTTCGCCCGGCTCTACCGCGCCTCGCCATTGGGCTGCGTCGGTATCTTCCTGATGGGCGGGGTCTTCTCGGCGCTGTCGGGCATGGCCTCGGTCTGGGGCAGCGCCAAGGGGCTGTCCGTGGCCGAGATCGCCTCCTTCGTGGCGGCGATCTATGTTGGCGGGCTGGCGCTGCAATACCCGATCGGCTGGATTTCGGACCGCACCGACCGCCGCAAGCTGGTCCTCATCATGTCGGCCATCGGCGCGCTGGTGACGTTGGTGACGGTGCTGGTGCAACCCAGCTTCGTCGGGCTGATGGTGGTGGGCGCGATCATGGGCGGGCTCGCCAACCCGATCTATGCGCTGCTTCTGGCCTATACCAACGACTACCTGGACCAGGCCGATATGGCCGCCGCTTCGGCGGGCCTGTTGTTCATCTATGGCATTGGCTCGATGGGCGGCCCGGTCATCACCGGCTGGATGATGGGGCTGGTCGGGCCGGATGGCTACTGGATCTACATGGGCGTCCTGCTGGCACTGCTGGCGATCTATGGCGGCTGGCGGATGACCCGCCGCCGTGCGCTGAAGCCGGCCGAGCAGGGCAATTTCGCCGTCATCGCCCCGAACGCCACGGGCCTTGCGGTCGAAGCGGCGCTGGACGAGGCGCAATCCTCGGGCGACGAGGCGGGGGCTGGGGCGAAGGACGGCGATGCCTTGTTCGACGAGAGCGCCCAGAAAGTCAGGGATCTGCGGGACTGA